From a region of the Salvelinus fontinalis isolate EN_2023a chromosome 13, ASM2944872v1, whole genome shotgun sequence genome:
- the LOC129868255 gene encoding transcription factor COE1-like isoform X2, producing MILKRAADIAEALYNVPRNHNQLSGLGNSSVHAGMMGVNSFPGQLAVNVSESSQGANQGFSRNTSSVSPHGYVPSSTPQQSNYSSVTTSMNGYGNTSMSNLGGSPSFLNGSAANSPYAIVPSSPTMASSTSLPSNCSSSSGIFSFSPANMVSAVKQKSAFAPVVRPQTSPPPTCTNGNGLQDQSFVDSSKYSTASSLQGLAFS from the exons ATGATTCTGAAGCGGGCGGCAGACATAGCGGAGGCTCTTTACAATGTTCCCAGAAACCACAACCAGCTGAGCGGCCTGGGCAACAGCTCCGTCCACGCAGGCATGATGGGGGTCAACTCCTTCCCTGGCCAGCTGGCCGTCAACGTGTCCGAGTCCTCCCAGGGAGCCAATCAGG gtttcaGTCGGAACACGAGCAGCGTGTCTCCACATGGCTATGTGCCCAGCTCCACCCCCCAGCAGAGTAACTACAGCTCTGTGACCACCAGCATGAACGGCTACGGCAACACTAGCATGTCCAACCTGGGAGGATCCCCCAGCTTCCTCAACGGCAGCGCTGCCAACTCGCCCTACGCCA tcGTTCCCTCCAGCCCCACCATGGCATCCTCCACCAGCCTGCCCTCTAACTGTAGCAGTTCCTCTGGGatcttctccttctcccctgCCAACATGGTGTCGGCCGTCAAGCAGAAGAGCGCCTTCGCCCCTGTGGTGCGACCTCAGACCTCACCCCCACCCACCTGCACCAACGGCAACGGTCTCCAAG ATCAGTCTTTTGTGGACTCTAGCAAGTACTCCACAGCCAGCTCGCTGCAGGGCCTGGCCTTTTCCTGA
- the LOC129868255 gene encoding transcription factor COE1-like isoform X1, with translation MILKRAADIAEALYNVPRNHNQLSGLGNSSVHAGMMGVNSFPGQLAVNVSESSQGANQGEGAGRYGCGAIVIETGFSRNTSSVSPHGYVPSSTPQQSNYSSVTTSMNGYGNTSMSNLGGSPSFLNGSAANSPYAIVPSSPTMASSTSLPSNCSSSSGIFSFSPANMVSAVKQKSAFAPVVRPQTSPPPTCTNGNGLQDQSFVDSSKYSTASSLQGLAFS, from the exons ATGATTCTGAAGCGGGCGGCAGACATAGCGGAGGCTCTTTACAATGTTCCCAGAAACCACAACCAGCTGAGCGGCCTGGGCAACAGCTCCGTCCACGCAGGCATGATGGGGGTCAACTCCTTCCCTGGCCAGCTGGCCGTCAACGTGTCCGAGTCCTCCCAGGGAGCCAATCAGGGTGAGGGGGCGGGTCGATACGGGTGTGGCGCTATCGTCATAGAAACCG gtttcaGTCGGAACACGAGCAGCGTGTCTCCACATGGCTATGTGCCCAGCTCCACCCCCCAGCAGAGTAACTACAGCTCTGTGACCACCAGCATGAACGGCTACGGCAACACTAGCATGTCCAACCTGGGAGGATCCCCCAGCTTCCTCAACGGCAGCGCTGCCAACTCGCCCTACGCCA tcGTTCCCTCCAGCCCCACCATGGCATCCTCCACCAGCCTGCCCTCTAACTGTAGCAGTTCCTCTGGGatcttctccttctcccctgCCAACATGGTGTCGGCCGTCAAGCAGAAGAGCGCCTTCGCCCCTGTGGTGCGACCTCAGACCTCACCCCCACCCACCTGCACCAACGGCAACGGTCTCCAAG ATCAGTCTTTTGTGGACTCTAGCAAGTACTCCACAGCCAGCTCGCTGCAGGGCCTGGCCTTTTCCTGA